The Streptomyces sp. NBC_00510 genomic interval CGCCGCGCTCGCGGACCTGGAGGCGCCCCCGGGCGGTGACCTGTGGGCGCTGCGGCCCGTACCGGAGCAACTGGACGGCATCACGGGCTGAACGGGGACGGCCGGGGCCCCGGTTCCCTCCGGATGCGCCATCCGGGTGACTGTGATGTGCTGGAGCTGTCGATGACGGCCCGGCACCGCGATCCGGGTGCCACGGGCCCCGGCCATCCCGCCCCTCCCCAGGGGGCCGGTGATCCGCGCTCCCTCGCAGGCACCGTCGTGTGCCCGGTGCCTCGGGAGCGCCGGCACCGACCGATCCGACCGATCCGACCGATCCGACCGATCCGACCACCCGATCCGAGGTGGAGTCCATGGCTCTCCCGAAGAAGCTCGCCGCAGGAACGATCGCCGCGCTCGCGACGGGGGCCCTGGTCCTCGGCGGCACCGGTACGGCGGTCGCCGATGACGGCTGCCACGCCGGGAACGGGCAGGACGGCTCCGTGTCGCACTGCCTGCCGGGCGACTCGGGATGGTCCGCGGCGGACGTCCAGGAGGCGCTGCAGTCCTTCCTGCAGGCCCATCCGGACATCGCCGCCGATCCCCATGTACAGGCCTTCGCCGCCCTCGCCACGCAGTGGCTGGAGGCGCACCCCGGCATGACGCAGGACCAGTTGGCGGCGGCGCTGGAGCCGGTTGTCTCCTGCCTGGAGGCGGGCGGCGCACCGGCGTCCTGCGTGATGTCGCCGTCCTGACGGAAGGGCCGGACGATGCCGGACAGCCCGATGGTCCTCGTGACCGGCGCCGCCGGGAGCGTGGGGGCGGTCGGGCACACGACCGTCGAGTTGCTGAGGGAACGCGGCTTCCCCGTCCGCGCCTTCGTCCACCGCGAGGACGAGCGGGCGGTGCAACTGCGGGACACCGGGGCGGAGGTGGTCGCCGGTGACCTGACCAGGACCGCGGACGTCGCGCGGGCCGCCGAGGGCTGCGGCCGGATGTACTTCGGGATGGGCGTGTCGGCGCAGTACCTGCAGGCCGCCGCGACGACGGCGGCCGTGGCCCGCGCCCACGGCGGACTCGACGTGCTGGTCAACATGTCGCAGATGACGGTGTCCCAGATGAACCTCAGCAGCACGTCCGAGTCGAAGCAGCAGTGGCAGCAGTGGCTGGCGGAGCAGGTCATGGACTGGTCGGGGGTGCCGGTCTGCCACATCCGGCCGACGGTCTTCATGGAGAACCCGCTCTTCCTCGGCCTCGGTTTCCGCTCGGTCGCCCGGGACGGCACGATCCGCCTGCCCTTCGGCGACGCGCGGACCTCCCCCGTCGCGGCCCGGGACGTCGCCGAGGTGGTCACGGCGGTGCTGGCCGACCCGGCGTCGCACGTCGGCCGGGTCCACGAGCTGACCGGGGCCGAGTCCCGGGACATGACGGCGATCGCCGCCGAGTTCACCGAGGTGCTGGGGCGGAAGGTCCGTTACGTCGACGTGCCGTACGAGGAGTGGGCCGGGGAACTGGACGCCCTGGGACTCCCCGAGCACGTACGGCAGCACATCGCCACCATGGCCCGCCTCCACGCGGCGAACCGGTACGACCGCGCGACCGACGACGTCAGGGAGATCCTGGGCAGACCGGCCTCCGGCATACGCGAGTTGGTCCGGGAGCACCCGGAGGTGTTCGGCTGACGCCCCCGGCGGACCGCGGCGTCAGTGGTTCGTCAGTGGTCCGCGCAGCAGGGCGTCGGGTTGGGCACCTCGAACGGGGCGAGACGCCCGCCCACTGCGGGGACCAGCGGCAGGACCAGTTCTCCGGCCCGCCACTCGGGGCGGACGTGGCGGGCGGTGAGGACCTCGGCGTCCGGCGCGGGCCGCTCGTCCGCGGGGGAGCCGAGCACGACCAGCCGCGTGATCGCGGTGCGGGCCAGCAGGTCGGCCACGGTGACCGTACCGGTGAGGCCGTCGACGCCCGGGTAGACCACGGCCCGGCCGCCGCTGAGCGCCGCGGCCTCGGCGGCGGCGCCGGCCGCCGCCTCGGCCAGCGGAGCCGGTCCGTGGCCGCGGCCGGCCAGGAAGACGCCCAGCGGGGCGCCGGTCCCCGAGGTCTCCGTGAGCGAGCGCCACGCCGCCTGCGCGGCGGCGGGGTCCGGCAGCGTCAGGGAGACCGCCGTGTGCGGATCGCCGCCGCGGACCAGGTGCGTGCACGCGACGGTGTCCGCGGGGAGGCCGAGCCGGTCCACCAGGTGGTGGACCAGGTGGTCGGCCTCCCGCAGGCCGGGGGAACCGGTGTCGACGCCGAGGACCGCGGGGGCCGTCGTCACGCGGGCAGCACCCAGATCGGGTTGGAGTAGAACCACAGGTCCTTCCAGGGGTCCGCGTCGCCGAGGACGTCGATCGCCGGGCCGGCCGGGTCCACCGCGGCGCCGTTGATGCCGACGGCGCCGCGGTTGCCGTCCGTGCCGCGCAGCCGGACGTAGAGCGGCTTGTCGACGCGGCCCAGGGAGTACGTCAGCCGCACCGACCCCGCCGAGCGGCCCACCTCGAAGGACTTCACGACCCTGGTGTCCGGGGCGGCGAAGGTGTCCCGGTCGGAGGCCCGGCCGGTGACCGCGCCGCGGATGACGTCCACACGGGCCAGCTCCGGCACGAACTGGGCCCAGTTGGGGCCGTTCGCCAGGTCGATGTCGACGACGAGGTCGACCTTGTCGCCGCGGCGGACCCGCAGCATGCCGCCGAGCGTCTGCTCGTACCCGCCGGAGCGCAGCCGCGCGTCGAGCCCGCTGATCAGCCCGCCGTGGTCGACCCAGACGCGGCCCTCGCGGAGGGCGTCCATGACCGCGCGGTACGAGAAGCCGGCGGCCCCGACGTGGGTGCGGCTGTACTGGCCCGGCCAGAAGTCGCCGTCGGTCAGGCTGAGTCCGCCGCCGTAGACCGGGTCGTCGTAGTGGCCCTGGGTGGCGAAGTCGCCACCGCCGCGGACGGCGGTGTCGGCGTACACGTTGTGCGCGTCGGAGTTGGCGGTGATCCACCACGGCCTGCCCTCGGCGAGGAGGCTGTCCCACAGGCCGCCGACGGTGGCGGTCATCCAGTCGAAGCCGCCCCAGGTGCGGTAGCTCTCCAGCGGGTAGCCGGGCCAGGACTGGGCGCTCGGGCTGCTGTCGTAGAAGCCGCGGCCGGAGCCGGGGCCCTGCGGCGCGGGCAGGCCGGCGGCCTGGTGGCCGGGCGCGCCCTCCATGCCGACCGCGATGGTGGGCTGGGCGTCGCGCCAGGCGCGGATCTCGTGCGGGGAGTCCAGACCCTTGCGCGCGGGGTGGTTGGCCAGGAACAGCGCGTCCTGGACCTTCTTGCGGCGGACGGCGTCGGCGAGGAAGTCCAGCCCCGCGACGGCCAGCGCCTCGTTGGCGGGGGTGGGCGCGGTGGCACCCTTGACCGAGCCGTCGAAGGAGTTCTCGAACTCCTTCAGTACGGCGACCTCGTTGCGGCCGGGGTGGACGAAGACCGTGCCGTGCTCGGCGGCCGGGATGTTCCACTCCAGGCCCTGGAAGACCAGGGTGTCGGAGATCTCCCCGCGGGCCGCGACGATCTGCGGGTTGACCTTCTCCACGCCGATCTTGGCGTGCTGCTCGCTGCCGTGGTCGGTGATGACCATCCAGTCCAGGCCGTTCGCGTTGGCGTGGCGGACGTGGTCGATGACGCGGTACTTCGCGTCGGAGCTGAACTGGGTGTGGATGTGGTGGTCGCCGGCCAGCCACAGGTAGCCACCGGGGCGCGACCCGCCGTGCCCCTGGTGCCCCTGCGGGGAGGAGCCGTGGGCGGCGGCCTGGCCGGCACCGGCGAGCACACTGCCCGCGGCCAGCCCGGCGCCGAGCAGTCCGGTGCGGCGCAGCATGGAGCGCCGGGAGAGCTGGCCCGGGGTCAGTTCCTCGTCCGGGACGGAGAGGTCGAGCGCCGGCGGCAGGGACTCCGCGCCGTCGCCGTGGTGGTGGTGCGCGTGGGTGTGGTCGTGCCCGTGCTGGTGGCCGTGGCCCATGATCCGCTCCTTGCCCTCCGCGAGGGCGCCGGTCCGCGCTGACTGGGGCGTGCGTCAGGAGAGCCTGCGGATGCCGGATGAACTCCCCGGGCCGCGCGGGTGGACACCACCGGGACGCGACATGTGGGCTGGGACACGGGGAACGGAGGTGATCACTCCACCGCGGTGCGGAGGCGGTTGCCGGCCGGGACGTCGTGGAGCCGTTCCCTGGACGGGAGTCGGGTGTGCGAGCCGGCTGTTGGTGCTGATCGTGCTCGGCGGGCTTCCCGCCGGATTCGTCGGCGGACTGGCCACCGTGATCAACCTGAAGATCACCCGTACCGGGCCGTCCCCCACGGGCGGGGCCGGAGCGCCACGATCCGGCTCTTAGGGTGGGGGCATGGCCTCCTCGACCCCGCCGAACGCCGCTCCGGACGCAACACCGCCCGGGCAGGTTCTTGTTGACCCCGCCGAGCTGATCGCCGATCCCTACGGGGCGTACGGCAGGCTCCGCGAGGCCGGTCCCGTCCACCGCGTCACCGGCACCGACGGGCGTCCCGCCTGGGTGGTCACCCGGTACGAGGACGTGCGCCAGGCGCTCGGCGACCCTCTGCTGTCCCTGGACAAGCGCAACGCCCTGCCCGGCAACTACTCGGGGTTCGCGCTGCCGCCCGCCCTCGACGCCAACCTGCTGAACATGGACCCGCCGGACCACACCCGCATCCGGCGTCTGGTGTCGCAGGCCTTCACCCCGCGCCGCGTCGCGGACCTGCGCGAGCCGGTCCGCCGTACGGCCGCCGAACTCCTGGACGCCGTGGCCCCCGACGGCCGCGCCGACCTGATCGCCGCCTATGCCGCGCCACTGCCGATCCGCGTGATCTGCGACCTGCTCGGCGTCGCCCCCGGCGACCGCCGCGACTTCCGGGGCTGGACGGACGCCCTGGTCGCCCCGGACCCTTCGCGTCCCTCCGCGGCGAAGGAGGCGGTCGCCGCCATGCTCGGGTACTTCGGGCAGCTCATCGCGCGCAAGCGCGC includes:
- a CDS encoding NAD(P)H-binding protein, with protein sequence MPDSPMVLVTGAAGSVGAVGHTTVELLRERGFPVRAFVHREDERAVQLRDTGAEVVAGDLTRTADVARAAEGCGRMYFGMGVSAQYLQAAATTAAVARAHGGLDVLVNMSQMTVSQMNLSSTSESKQQWQQWLAEQVMDWSGVPVCHIRPTVFMENPLFLGLGFRSVARDGTIRLPFGDARTSPVAARDVAEVVTAVLADPASHVGRVHELTGAESRDMTAIAAEFTEVLGRKVRYVDVPYEEWAGELDALGLPEHVRQHIATMARLHAANRYDRATDDVREILGRPASGIRELVREHPEVFG
- a CDS encoding histidinol-phosphatase, translated to MGHGHQHGHDHTHAHHHHGDGAESLPPALDLSVPDEELTPGQLSRRSMLRRTGLLGAGLAAGSVLAGAGQAAAHGSSPQGHQGHGGSRPGGYLWLAGDHHIHTQFSSDAKYRVIDHVRHANANGLDWMVITDHGSEQHAKIGVEKVNPQIVAARGEISDTLVFQGLEWNIPAAEHGTVFVHPGRNEVAVLKEFENSFDGSVKGATAPTPANEALAVAGLDFLADAVRRKKVQDALFLANHPARKGLDSPHEIRAWRDAQPTIAVGMEGAPGHQAAGLPAPQGPGSGRGFYDSSPSAQSWPGYPLESYRTWGGFDWMTATVGGLWDSLLAEGRPWWITANSDAHNVYADTAVRGGGDFATQGHYDDPVYGGGLSLTDGDFWPGQYSRTHVGAAGFSYRAVMDALREGRVWVDHGGLISGLDARLRSGGYEQTLGGMLRVRRGDKVDLVVDIDLANGPNWAQFVPELARVDVIRGAVTGRASDRDTFAAPDTRVVKSFEVGRSAGSVRLTYSLGRVDKPLYVRLRGTDGNRGAVGINGAAVDPAGPAIDVLGDADPWKDLWFYSNPIWVLPA
- a CDS encoding cytochrome P450; amino-acid sequence: MASSTPPNAAPDATPPGQVLVDPAELIADPYGAYGRLREAGPVHRVTGTDGRPAWVVTRYEDVRQALGDPLLSLDKRNALPGNYSGFALPPALDANLLNMDPPDHTRIRRLVSQAFTPRRVADLREPVRRTAAELLDAVAPDGRADLIAAYAAPLPIRVICDLLGVAPGDRRDFRGWTDALVAPDPSRPSAAKEAVAAMLGYFGQLIARKRAHPEDDLLSAMIAARDDGDRLSEDELMSLTFLLLFAGYENTVQLIGNAVLALLTHPGQLAALRAEPGGAAAAVEELTRWDGPAPLAIRRFPLEDVTIGGVTVPAGETVLLSLAAANRDPARFPEADRLDLGRADTAHLGLGHGIHYCLGAPLARLETEIALTGLLARFPGLALDADPAELRWRPSMRTRGLVDLPVRF